In the genome of Candoia aspera isolate rCanAsp1 chromosome 1, rCanAsp1.hap2, whole genome shotgun sequence, one region contains:
- the LOC134488524 gene encoding acidic leucine-rich nuclear phosphoprotein 32 family member B-like, whose product MEMKKRLTLELRNMKPGEVKELVLDNCRSDDGKISGLSSDFENLEFLSMINVNLLSVSNLPKLNKLRKLELSDNRISGGLEVLAEKTPNLTHLNLSGNKIKEINTLEPLKKLPHLRNLDLFNCEVTTLINYRESIFVLLPQLIYLDGFDTNDKEAPDSDPEADGLDDEFDENGDEDEEEEEEEEEDEELDDDAVDDEDEDDLDGEEEENGGDDEDEEDEDDGDEDDEEEAEVQQGKKRKRELEEEAYEEEDEDKDD is encoded by the exons GTGAAGGAGCTGGTGCTGGACAACTGTCGTTCGGACGATGGCAAGATCAGCGGGCTCTCCTCTGATTTTGAAAACCTGGAATTCCTCAGCATGATCAATGTCAACCTTCTCTCCGTCTCCAACCTCCCTAAGCTTAACAAACTCCGGAAG CTGGAGCTGAGCGACAATCGTATTTCTGGCGGCCTGGAAGTCCTTGCAGAGAAAACACCTAATTTGACGCACTTGAACCTCAGTGGGAATAAAATCAAAGAGATCAACACGTTGGAACCTCTG AAAAAGCTGCCCCACCTGCGGAACCTCGACCTCTTCAACTGCGAGGTGACGACGCTGATCAACTACCGGGAGAGCATCTTTGTCCTCCTGCCCCAGCTGATCTATCTTGACGGGTTCGACACCAACGACAAAGAGGCCCCGGACTCGGACCCAGAAGCTGACGGGCTGGACGATGAGTTCGACGAGAATGGAGATG aagatgaggaggaggaggaggaggaggaggaagacgaaGAGTTAGATGACGATGCTGTGGATGATGAAGACGAAGATGACTTggatggggaagaggaggagaatggggGCGATGATGAG GATGAAGAGGATGAGGATGACGGAGACGAGGATGACGAAGAAGAAGCTG AGGTCCAGCAGGGCAAGAAGCGGAAACgagaattggaggaagaagcCTATGAAGAGGAGGATGAAGACAAAGATGACTga